Proteins encoded within one genomic window of Calonectris borealis chromosome 1, bCalBor7.hap1.2, whole genome shotgun sequence:
- the CIMAP1B gene encoding ciliary microtubule associated protein 1B, translating to MSANAWVGSWRPHRPRGPIAALYGSPGPKYGLPTNVGYRLHDPSRGRAPAYSFGVRVGGRQEERSPGPAYLLPPGTTAKGKDGIPAFSIYGRPHDLPPIRTPGPGCYSPERAGRLAFPSAPACSLRSRTRQDTSHQTPGPAAYRLPPMLGPRVVSKSSAPNYSIPGRSNIGTFYEDLCKTPGPCGYRMVDADIYKRRAPQYSMLARNALPGDTTTKPGPGTYNPEQQGRQQGLTFGIRHSDYLAPLIVDVPD from the exons ATGTCGGCCAACGCCTGGGTGGGCAGCTGGAGGCCCCACCGCCCCCGCGGCCCCATCGCGGCTCTCTACGGCAGCCCCGGGCCCAAGTACGGGCTCCCCACCAACGTCG GCTACCGTCTGCACGACCCCTCCCGCGGCCGCGCCCCCGCCTACAGCTTCGGGGTGCGCGTCGGGGGGCGGCAGGAGGAGCGCTCCCCGGGGCCGGCGTACCTGCTGCCCCCCGGGACCACCGCCAAGGGCAAGGACGGGATCCCCGCTTTCTCCATCTACGGCCGCCCCCATGACCTGCCGCCCATCCGCACCCCCGGGCCAG gctGCTACTCCCCGGAGAGGGCCGGCAGGTTGGCCTTCCCCTCCGCGCCCGCCTGCTCCCTCCGCTCCCGCACCAGGCAGGACACCAGCCACCAGACGCCGG GCCCCGCTGCCTACCGGCTGCCCCCCATGCTGGGGCCCCGTGTGGTGAGCAAGAGCTCGGCCCCCAACTACTCCATACCGGGACGCAGCAACATCGGCACCTTCTACGAGGACCTGTGCAAG ACGCCAGGGCCCTGCGGCTACCGCATGGTGGACGCCGACATCTACAAGCGGCGGGCGCCGCAGTACAGCATGCTGGCGCGCAACGCCCTCCCCGGGGACACCACCACCAAGCCCGGACCCGGCACCTACAACCCTGAGCAG cagggccggcagcaggggcTGACATTTGGGATCCGGCACTCGGACTACCTGGCTCCCCTCATCGTGGACGTGCCCGACTAG
- the TYMP gene encoding thymidine phosphorylase, giving the protein MAAQAPLPALIRKKRDGERLEEEEIQTFVRGVTEGTVQQGQIGAMLMAIRLRGMDAAETLALTQAMAASGRTLAWPPAWRGLLVDKHSTGGVGDKVSLALAPALAACGCKVPMISGRGLGHTGGTLDKLEAIPGFRVSQSPEEMQSILERVGCCIVGQSEELAPADRVLYSLRDVTATVDSLPLITASILSKKAAERLSALVLDVKFGSAALFPTQESARELAHSLVAVGERLGIRTVAVLSRMDEPLGRCVGNSLEVLEALECLEGGGPPDLRELVIALGGLLLWQSGLAGAAEQGRERLGRALDDGSALRTFEAMLGAQGVPPATAHCLCSGTPPQRRQVLGQASVCEELPAPGGGWVQRVEALPLARVLHELGAGRARAGDPVNPRVGAELLVAAGQRLREGEPWLRLHHDGGLGAGGRRALQAALRLAAAPPRAPPPRLAEVIGTPGTPARRGDGQ; this is encoded by the exons ATGGCCGCCCAGGCCCCCCTCCCGGCCCTCATCCGCAAGAAGCGGGATGGCGagcggctggaggaggaggagatccaGACCTTCGTGCGTGGCGTGACGGAGGGCACCGTGCAGCAGGGCCAGATCG GCGCCATGCTGATGGCCATCCGGCTGCGGGGCATGGACGCGGCGGAGACGCTGGCGCTGACGCAGGCCATGGCGGCCTCGGGGCGGACACTGGCCTGGCCCCCCGCCTGGCGGGGGCTGCTGGTGGACAAGCACTCGACGGGCGGCGTGGGGGACAAGGtcagcctggccctggcccccgcCCTGGCCGCCTGCGGCTGCAAG GTGCCCATGATCAGCGGCCGGGGCCTGGGCCACACCGGGGGCACGCTGGACAAGCTGGAGGCCATCCCCGGCTTCCGCGTCTCCCAGAGCCCCGAGGAG ATGCAGAGCATCCTGGAGCGGGTGGGCTGCTGCATCGTGGGGCAGAGCGAGGAGCTGGCGCCGGCTGACCGGGTGCTGTACAGCCTGCGGGACGTCACCGCCACCGTCGACAGCCTGCCCCTCATCACAG cctcCATCCTGAGCAAGAAGGCAGCGGAGCGGCTCTCGGCGCTGGTGCTGGACGTCAAGTTCGGGAGCGCGGCCCTGTTCCCCACGCAGGAGAGCGCGCGGGAGCTGGCCCACAGCCTG GTGGCGGTGGGCGAGCGGCTGGGCATCCGCACGGTGGCCGTGCTGAGCCGCATGGACGAGCCACTGGGTCGCTGCGTGGGCAACtcgctggaggtgctggaggccCTGGAGtgcctggaggggggggggccccccgACCTGCGGGAGCTGGTCATCGCCCTGG GCGGGCTGCTGCTGTGGCAGAGCGGGCTGGCCGGGGCGGCGGAGCAGGGCCGGGAGAGGCTGGGGCGGGCGCTGGACGACGGCTCGGCGCTGCGCACCTTCGAGGCCATGCTGGGGGCGCAGGGGGTGCCCCCCGCCACCGCCCACTGCCTCTgcagcgggacccccccccagcgccgccaGGTCCTGGGGCAGGCCAGTGTCTGCGAGGAGCTGCCCGCGccgggaggag GCTGGGTGCAGCGGGTGGAGGCGCTGCCGCTGGCCCGCGTCCTGCACGAGCTGGGGGCCGGCCGGGCGCGGGCCGGGGACCCCGTCAACCCCCGCGTGGGCGCCGAGCTGCTGgtggccgcggggcagcgcctgCGGGAAG GCGAGCCCTGGCTGCGGCTGCACCACGACGGGGGCCTGGGCGCGGGGGGGCGCCGGGCCCTGCAGGCTGCCCTGCGCCTggccgcggcccccccccgcgcccccccgccccgcctggccGAGGTCAtcgggacccccgggacccccgcccgccgcggggacgGGCAGTga